In one window of Blastopirellula marina DNA:
- a CDS encoding NAD(P)/FAD-dependent oxidoreductase translates to MIVSDKTENVIIVGSGPAGWTAAIYAARANLNPLLYEGAALQEHYDLGRGPLGQLAMTTEVENFPGFPAGDLSGYLDNAIDDSLRQYMAPHQKHGVSGPELMELMRQQAKNFGTRVVTDDIVEVDFSTSPFKLKPREGEQWLQARSVIIATGARANYLGLESENIYKNRGVSACAVCDGALPRFRNKPCVVVGGGDSAIEEADYLSKYSSVVYLVHRRDKFRASQAMVDRIMANKKVEIVWNHVVTEVLGDDQNGVTGVKLDSTVDDSKKELETSGFFLAIGHTPNTDFLKGKLDMNDAGYLKWTVPFRTNTSVEGVFAAGDVADDYYRQAITAAGTGCMSALDAERWLASQGLH, encoded by the coding sequence TTGATCGTGTCAGACAAGACTGAAAACGTCATTATCGTCGGAAGTGGACCTGCTGGATGGACGGCTGCAATCTATGCAGCGCGTGCGAATCTAAATCCGTTGTTATATGAGGGCGCTGCCCTGCAAGAGCATTACGACCTGGGCCGCGGTCCGTTAGGGCAATTGGCCATGACGACCGAAGTCGAGAACTTCCCTGGTTTCCCGGCGGGCGACTTGAGCGGTTATCTCGATAATGCGATCGACGATAGCCTCCGCCAGTACATGGCTCCGCACCAGAAGCACGGTGTTAGCGGCCCAGAACTGATGGAACTGATGCGTCAACAAGCGAAGAACTTTGGGACACGAGTGGTGACCGACGATATCGTCGAAGTTGACTTCTCCACCAGTCCCTTCAAGTTGAAACCACGTGAAGGGGAACAGTGGCTTCAAGCTCGTTCGGTGATCATCGCCACTGGAGCACGGGCCAATTACCTCGGTCTGGAGTCGGAAAACATCTACAAAAACCGTGGAGTGAGTGCCTGTGCGGTGTGCGATGGTGCTTTGCCTCGGTTCCGCAACAAGCCATGTGTCGTGGTGGGCGGTGGTGACTCGGCCATCGAAGAAGCTGACTACCTCAGCAAATACAGTTCGGTCGTGTACTTGGTCCATCGTCGCGACAAGTTCCGAGCCTCACAGGCGATGGTCGATCGGATCATGGCTAACAAGAAGGTCGAAATCGTCTGGAACCATGTCGTGACCGAAGTTCTCGGTGACGATCAGAATGGCGTCACCGGCGTAAAGCTTGATAGCACCGTGGATGATTCCAAGAAGGAACTGGAGACAAGCGGCTTCTTCCTGGCGATCGGACATACGCCCAACACAGATTTCCTGAAAGGGAAGTTGGATATGAACGATGCTGGCTATTTGAAGTGGACGGTTCCGTTCCGCACCAATACCAGCGTGGAAGGGGTATTTGCCGCAGGCGACGTCGCTGACGACTATTACCGTCAGGCAATTACTGCGGCCGGAACCGGCTGTATGTCTGCTTTGGATGCCGAACGATGGTTGGCCTCTCAGGGCTTGCATTAA
- a CDS encoding divalent metal cation transporter gives MSETTTKVETDREILEEAQAKGPGATLGAWVRLSGPGWIQSAITLGGGSLSGAVFLGILGGFNLLWLQLVAIVMGVVMLSAISYVTLSTGKRPFREINSHINPVLGWGWVLATVAANMIFLMPQFGLCYGVLNKNMGLFTDGLTSQIVVSALLFVAGGAMVVLNMRPGLPSKIFDILLKAIIGMIVLCFFGVVIKLAMSDAFSWSDVFQGFIPDLSGWSKPTGQLAEIAAQVAEPYRNFWTDKIVADQRAAMIGAAATAVGINMTFMMPYSMLARGWDRPFRGLARFDLCTGMAIPYILVTSCVVIAASSAFHANPGEDFLSNDPAVMATSPIYGGAEKLLATRVLMDKEQPLDIPDAYLEGAKSETGDIDNGKLIANMLASGEKYPPLLDRMAKLSKEEKTLAASLVKRNEAVLADSLKPLLGEFLSKWIFGLGVFGMGFSTIVILMMINGYAFTEMANVKPNGVVHIIGCALAGLSGASWFIVWNGDAKTWLSILASSFAGMFLPIAYVTFFMMMNSTRILGKDKPTGISWLIWNVLMLVSVVGAIAASSVAIYDKVTGAGTPLPLKYTVLTVVVGYLILFVGGFFFRSPHDEAAAEEGVADAS, from the coding sequence ATGTCGGAAACCACAACCAAAGTCGAAACAGATCGCGAGATTCTGGAAGAGGCTCAAGCAAAAGGCCCTGGAGCGACGCTTGGTGCTTGGGTTCGCTTGTCCGGGCCTGGCTGGATTCAAAGCGCAATTACGCTGGGTGGTGGTTCCCTTTCCGGGGCTGTATTTCTCGGGATCTTGGGTGGTTTCAATCTACTTTGGCTGCAACTGGTTGCCATTGTGATGGGCGTGGTGATGCTCTCGGCGATCAGCTATGTCACGCTTTCGACTGGCAAGCGTCCCTTCCGCGAAATCAATTCGCACATCAATCCGGTGCTGGGTTGGGGCTGGGTGCTGGCAACCGTTGCGGCGAACATGATCTTCCTGATGCCGCAGTTCGGGCTCTGCTATGGCGTGCTCAATAAGAATATGGGGCTCTTTACCGATGGCCTCACTTCGCAGATTGTCGTCTCGGCACTCTTGTTCGTGGCCGGTGGGGCGATGGTTGTTTTAAACATGCGACCTGGTTTGCCATCGAAAATCTTCGATATCTTGCTGAAAGCGATCATCGGCATGATCGTGCTCTGCTTCTTTGGCGTGGTAATCAAGTTGGCCATGTCCGATGCTTTTTCCTGGTCGGACGTCTTCCAAGGTTTCATTCCTGATTTATCTGGTTGGAGCAAACCGACGGGGCAACTCGCTGAAATCGCGGCTCAAGTTGCCGAACCATATCGTAATTTTTGGACGGACAAGATCGTGGCCGACCAACGTGCCGCGATGATTGGTGCGGCTGCCACGGCCGTCGGTATCAACATGACTTTCATGATGCCGTACTCGATGTTGGCTCGCGGGTGGGATCGTCCGTTCCGCGGCTTGGCACGCTTCGACCTTTGTACTGGTATGGCGATTCCTTACATCTTGGTGACCAGTTGCGTGGTGATTGCTGCGTCGTCCGCTTTCCATGCAAATCCTGGCGAAGACTTTCTCTCGAATGATCCCGCTGTAATGGCGACAAGCCCTATCTACGGTGGAGCTGAAAAGTTACTCGCAACGCGCGTTCTGATGGACAAGGAGCAGCCGTTGGATATTCCTGATGCTTACTTGGAAGGGGCGAAGTCAGAAACGGGCGACATCGACAACGGCAAACTGATTGCGAACATGCTGGCTTCGGGCGAAAAGTATCCGCCACTGCTCGATCGGATGGCCAAACTCTCGAAAGAGGAGAAGACGCTCGCAGCATCGCTCGTCAAACGTAACGAAGCGGTCCTCGCCGACTCACTGAAGCCACTCTTGGGTGAGTTTCTATCGAAGTGGATCTTCGGACTGGGCGTGTTTGGAATGGGCTTTTCGACGATTGTGATCTTGATGATGATCAACGGATATGCTTTCACCGAAATGGCCAATGTAAAACCGAACGGAGTTGTGCACATCATCGGTTGTGCTTTGGCAGGGCTTTCGGGAGCTTCCTGGTTTATCGTCTGGAATGGAGACGCGAAGACTTGGCTTAGTATTTTGGCGTCGAGCTTTGCGGGAATGTTCCTCCCGATTGCCTACGTGACGTTTTTCATGATGATGAATAGCACCCGAATTCTCGGGAAAGACAAGCCAACGGGAATTAGTTGGCTAATCTGGAATGTGCTGATGCTCGTATCGGTTGTGGGGGCCATTGCTGCCTCCAGTGTGGCTATTTACGACAAGGTGACTGGAGCGGGTACACCGCTTCCGTTGAAGTACACCGTCTTGACCGTTGTGGTCGGCTATCTGATCCTGTTTGTAGGCGGATTCTTCTTCCGATCGCCTCACGACGAGGCTGCGGCGGAAGAAGGAGTCGCTGACGCGTCGTAA
- a CDS encoding carbon starvation protein A — MSTLIVAVLSFVGFIVAYHTYGRWLSKKIFNLDDEREVPSRQLQDDIDFVPTDRQIVFGHHFTSIAGTGPIVGPALAVFWGWLPALLWVVFGSIFVGAVHDLGSLIVSLRNRGQTVGEIAGRMINKRAKYLFLLVLASALMVVLAIFGLVVAVIFAQYPQTVLPVWISMPIAIALGLYARKKDAHLLVPSLVALVIVYASILVGVYYLPIDLAAILQNVLGGELAQSPYLSALVIWTVILLAYCFVASVLPVWLLLQPRDYVNSHQLLVALGLLFIGLLVASVTGAADLMVATPTVANELPAGTPPLFPFLFITIACGACSGFHCLVSSGTSSKQVAKESDAQYIGYGAMLLEGGLAVIVILACCAGVGMGIFERSPLEDGGFAYTAVTDAEGLPIVGRAAWETRYDMQKGWDAFGLADLVAAFVEGGANFLTAIGIPLEVGISIIAVLVANFAATTLDTATRLQRYVLQELLASTPVTRALSGKYTATGLAVISALAIAVFAGPVPGAGGKILWPLFGAMNQLLAGLAMMVTAFYLWRRNQPIWFVVIPMIGMLIFPAWAMYYNLFNEHGYLAKHKTLLSILGISVLVLQAWMVVEAILMWPRVRGVLEESLPPLPEKTLASNKTEVPVT; from the coding sequence ATGTCGACCTTAATTGTTGCGGTCCTTTCGTTTGTTGGTTTCATCGTTGCCTATCACACCTATGGGCGTTGGCTATCGAAGAAGATTTTCAACCTAGACGACGAGCGCGAAGTTCCCAGTAGACAGCTGCAAGACGATATCGATTTCGTCCCCACAGACCGCCAAATTGTATTCGGCCATCATTTCACGAGCATCGCAGGTACGGGGCCAATCGTCGGCCCCGCGCTCGCCGTGTTCTGGGGCTGGTTGCCTGCCCTGCTGTGGGTGGTCTTTGGTTCGATCTTCGTCGGAGCGGTCCACGATTTGGGCTCGCTCATCGTTTCGCTACGAAATCGTGGCCAAACGGTTGGTGAAATCGCAGGTCGCATGATCAACAAGCGAGCAAAGTACCTTTTTTTGCTGGTTCTCGCTTCAGCGTTGATGGTGGTGCTGGCCATTTTCGGCTTAGTGGTCGCAGTAATCTTTGCTCAATACCCACAAACGGTTTTACCCGTATGGATCAGCATGCCGATCGCGATCGCGCTGGGGCTGTACGCACGAAAGAAGGACGCCCACTTGCTGGTCCCTTCATTGGTTGCCCTGGTGATTGTTTACGCCTCGATCCTCGTTGGTGTTTACTACCTACCGATCGATCTCGCGGCAATTTTGCAGAATGTTCTCGGCGGCGAACTGGCCCAGAGCCCTTACCTCAGTGCCTTGGTCATTTGGACCGTGATCTTGCTTGCTTACTGCTTCGTCGCGTCGGTTTTACCGGTTTGGCTGCTGCTGCAACCACGTGACTATGTGAACAGCCACCAACTATTGGTCGCGCTTGGTTTGTTGTTTATCGGCTTGCTGGTGGCTAGTGTCACCGGTGCGGCTGATCTAATGGTGGCGACCCCGACGGTCGCGAATGAACTTCCGGCAGGCACGCCGCCTCTGTTTCCGTTCCTGTTTATCACGATTGCATGTGGTGCCTGTAGTGGCTTCCACTGCCTGGTGAGTAGCGGCACATCGAGCAAGCAAGTCGCCAAGGAATCCGACGCTCAGTACATCGGTTATGGTGCCATGCTGCTGGAAGGTGGCCTCGCCGTGATCGTGATCCTGGCCTGCTGTGCTGGCGTTGGGATGGGGATCTTTGAACGGAGTCCACTAGAAGATGGCGGCTTCGCTTATACCGCAGTTACTGATGCCGAGGGACTGCCGATCGTGGGTCGTGCGGCCTGGGAGACACGCTATGACATGCAGAAAGGCTGGGACGCATTCGGTCTGGCCGACTTGGTCGCGGCATTTGTCGAAGGAGGTGCCAACTTCCTGACGGCAATCGGCATTCCTCTGGAAGTCGGGATCAGCATCATCGCCGTCCTGGTGGCGAACTTTGCTGCGACAACGCTAGATACGGCAACACGCTTGCAACGTTACGTCCTGCAAGAGTTATTGGCCTCAACGCCGGTGACTCGCGCGCTATCCGGCAAGTACACTGCGACAGGCTTAGCGGTGATTTCCGCACTGGCGATCGCCGTTTTCGCTGGCCCCGTTCCCGGAGCAGGTGGCAAGATCCTTTGGCCCTTGTTTGGTGCGATGAATCAGCTTCTTGCGGGTCTGGCGATGATGGTCACGGCCTTCTACCTCTGGCGTCGCAATCAGCCAATTTGGTTTGTGGTGATTCCAATGATCGGCATGCTGATCTTCCCGGCTTGGGCGATGTACTACAACCTTTTCAACGAGCATGGCTACCTGGCCAAGCATAAAACACTGCTCAGTATTCTCGGTATCAGCGTCTTGGTACTACAGGCCTGGATGGTTGTTGAAGCGATTCTGATGTGGCCGCGAGTACGTGGCGTGCTTGAGGAGTCACTGCCCCCTCTTCCTGAGAAGACGTTGGCTTCGAACAAAACGGAAGTTCCCGTGACCTAG